The following proteins are encoded in a genomic region of Candidatus Kaelpia aquatica:
- a CDS encoding YchF/TatD family DNA exonuclease, translating to MYLVDTHSHLWHPEFKFDLKRVIDRARADSVEYMVVLGIDLETSLKSLSIARKFKNIYAAVGSHPHNTKSFHDRDLLIFKKLLRKKKVVAFGEIGLDYYRKSSTSKSQILMLEKLLGLWQNFNHLPLVVHNREAGKDILSVLDNIKRFSPKVIMHCFSGDIDFLKQCLKRGFYISYATNLTFSRDLKKLVKHTPLDRLLLETDSPYLAPSTRRGSRNEPAFLKDSLEVVLNENSITEEDLRRSLALNSKNIFGIGSINMSSKYLYRYKDGLYINLTNRCSNKCYFCSGLSSDYFAGHNLRLRKEPKVSEVLKAVEREKGFDEITFCGIGEPFFRFKELKEIAKGLKSKGYRVRIVTNGCGNLISKRNLLPELKGYIDSISVSLNVEDKDRYNSFCKPSFGDDTFNGVVDFIKESKKYIPWVEVSFLDIEGFSIEKARRITDDLEVKCRVRPII from the coding sequence ATGTATCTTGTCGATACTCATTCCCATCTCTGGCACCCAGAGTTCAAATTCGATTTAAAAAGAGTGATAGATAGAGCTAGAGCAGATAGTGTTGAGTATATGGTTGTATTAGGAATTGATTTAGAGACCTCTCTCAAATCCCTCTCTATTGCAAGAAAGTTTAAGAATATTTATGCTGCCGTAGGGTCTCATCCACATAATACAAAATCTTTTCACGATAGAGATTTGTTGATTTTCAAGAAGCTGCTTAGGAAGAAGAAGGTTGTTGCTTTTGGGGAGATAGGGCTTGATTATTATAGAAAGAGTTCAACTTCTAAGAGTCAGATATTAATGTTAGAGAAACTGCTTGGATTGTGGCAGAATTTTAACCATCTCCCGCTTGTTGTGCACAATAGGGAAGCCGGCAAGGACATATTGTCGGTTCTAGATAATATAAAGAGGTTTTCTCCTAAGGTTATTATGCATTGTTTCTCCGGAGATATTGATTTTTTAAAGCAGTGTCTAAAGAGAGGTTTTTATATATCGTATGCTACTAATTTGACGTTTAGCCGAGATTTAAAAAAACTTGTTAAGCATACCCCGTTGGATAGGCTGTTGCTTGAGACAGATTCTCCTTATCTTGCGCCCTCAACAAGAAGAGGCAGTAGAAATGAGCCTGCATTTTTAAAAGATTCTTTGGAAGTTGTTTTAAATGAAAACTCGATTACAGAAGAGGACCTTAGGCGTTCCTTAGCGTTAAATTCTAAGAATATATTTGGTATAGGCAGCATTAATATGTCTTCCAAGTATCTATATAGATATAAAGACGGTCTTTATATAAACCTTACAAATAGATGCAGCAATAAGTGTTATTTTTGCAGTGGTTTAAGTAGTGATTATTTTGCGGGGCATAATTTAAGGCTTAGGAAAGAGCCTAAAGTGAGTGAGGTTTTAAAGGCTGTAGAAAGAGAGAAAGGATTTGATGAAATTACTTTTTGCGGTATAGGAGAACCTTTCTTTAGGTTTAAAGAGTTAAAAGAGATAGCCAAGGGTTTAAAAAGCAAGGGTTATAGAGTCCGCATTGTTACTAATGGATGCGGTAATTTAATCTCAAAAAGAAATCTCTTACCCGAACTCAAAGGCTATATTGATAGTATATCTGTCAGTCTGAATGTCGAGGATAAAGACAGGTATAATTCTTTCTGTAAGCCTAGTTTCGGAGATGATACTTTTAATGGGGTTGTAGATTTTATCAAAGAGTCAAAAAAATATATACCTTGGGTAGAAGTAAGTTTTTTAGATATAGAGGGGTTCTCCATTGAAAAAGCCAGGAGAATAACTGATGATCTGGAAGTTAAATGTAGGGTAAGGCCTATAATTTAA
- a CDS encoding type II CAAX endopeptidase family protein — MDFKRGLKDFVDEFGFYIFILFSTFVISLFEAVIPRRIYLGQLYSKALVLRQAWEEKLALSEEKLLDLKAVFGSPIFLIFLIFASICLAMFLIQVYRLLTLKPLIKRVNFSPSPLWSLKDFLKILVWVIFWLQVFSVSDELLGFFMKISTEREYIVFNLFNSFILDVTIFVLVLYWLKKYFKQGLAAIGVGLKNMLYPLKIALSSYLSFIPLLFIVMVLSLTFLGKYEKASSPQLLFFFLLFEKNPLILTLTSLFVVFIGPFVEELFFRGLLYTVLKKSIGGLQALLISSLLFAFLHMNIIGFFPILALAFLFVYLYEKTGSLWCPIFAHVLHNGFILLLIFLWRRYVGV, encoded by the coding sequence ATGGATTTTAAGAGAGGTTTAAAGGATTTTGTCGATGAGTTTGGTTTTTATATCTTTATACTTTTCTCTACATTTGTAATATCTCTTTTTGAAGCAGTTATACCAAGGAGAATATACCTTGGTCAGCTATATTCTAAGGCTTTAGTTCTAAGGCAAGCATGGGAAGAGAAGTTGGCCTTAAGCGAAGAGAAGCTTTTAGATTTGAAAGCTGTTTTCGGATCTCCGATTTTTTTAATATTTTTGATTTTTGCGTCCATTTGTTTAGCTATGTTTTTAATCCAAGTCTATAGATTATTAACCTTAAAGCCTCTCATAAAGAGAGTTAATTTCTCTCCTTCTCCTCTTTGGAGTCTGAAAGATTTTCTTAAAATATTAGTCTGGGTTATATTCTGGCTTCAAGTTTTCTCTGTTTCAGATGAACTGCTGGGGTTTTTTATGAAAATATCGACCGAAAGAGAGTATATAGTTTTTAATCTTTTTAACTCATTTATTTTAGATGTTACAATATTTGTTTTGGTTTTATATTGGCTTAAGAAGTACTTTAAGCAAGGTTTGGCTGCAATAGGTGTAGGGCTTAAAAATATGCTCTATCCTCTTAAGATAGCACTATCAAGTTATCTTTCATTTATCCCTCTGCTCTTTATAGTTATGGTTTTAAGTTTGACATTTTTAGGCAAATATGAGAAAGCAAGTTCCCCGCAGTTGCTATTCTTCTTTCTTCTCTTTGAAAAGAACCCGCTTATCTTAACCTTAACTTCTCTCTTTGTTGTTTTCATCGGGCCTTTTGTTGAAGAGTTGTTTTTTAGAGGCTTGCTATACACTGTTCTTAAAAAGTCAATAGGAGGATTGCAGGCGCTTTTAATCTCATCCTTATTGTTTGCGTTTCTTCATATGAATATCATAGGTTTCTTTCCCATATTAGCCTTAGCTTTTCTATTTGTATATCTTTACGAG
- a CDS encoding biotin--[acetyl-CoA-carboxylase] ligase, producing the protein MQKKGIKQRVKILKILSQSDFVSGQSIADSCNISRIAVWKHINYLKNNGVKIETRSNKGYSFIDFGNRLLPEVVQLRLPKNSFVKEVIYFDETDSTNNAAKRILKEGSLIIAEQQKRGRGRNGKEWKSQKYKDILFSLTISPKLPYYYLPIFNIIGVLSVARALNRLFKIGAKVKWPNDVLIGNKKVAGVLIEFVAEIDLIDKLILGIGVDINSKSKLSNLSSISSILKKDKLDRLSILISIISELNSLIELIENKDFSKIKSIWKSHSLDYGKSISIIQDNKKISGKSKGIDRYGHLIVKSGSISNVIYSSGSRNFL; encoded by the coding sequence ATGCAGAAAAAAGGCATAAAACAGAGGGTTAAAATTTTAAAGATTCTGAGTCAATCTGACTTTGTATCAGGTCAGAGTATTGCAGATAGCTGCAATATAAGTAGGATTGCGGTCTGGAAGCATATCAACTATCTGAAAAACAACGGTGTTAAGATAGAGACCCGCTCTAATAAGGGCTATAGCTTTATTGATTTTGGAAACAGATTGCTTCCAGAGGTAGTCCAATTAAGACTTCCCAAGAATAGTTTCGTAAAAGAGGTTATCTATTTTGATGAGACTGATTCTACTAACAATGCTGCCAAGAGAATACTTAAAGAAGGTTCTTTGATTATTGCGGAGCAGCAGAAGAGAGGAAGGGGTAGGAATGGAAAAGAATGGAAATCTCAGAAATACAAAGATATTTTATTCTCTCTTACAATCTCGCCTAAGTTGCCGTATTATTATCTTCCAATATTTAATATTATAGGGGTGCTATCTGTTGCTAGAGCTTTAAATAGACTGTTTAAGATTGGCGCAAAGGTTAAATGGCCTAATGATGTTTTAATAGGTAATAAGAAAGTAGCAGGGGTATTGATCGAATTTGTTGCAGAGATTGATTTAATTGATAAACTAATTTTAGGAATAGGGGTGGATATCAATTCTAAGTCAAAGTTATCAAATTTATCTTCAATCTCCTCTATCTTAAAGAAAGATAAGTTAGATAGGTTGAGTATTTTAATTTCAATAATTAGTGAGTTAAATAGTCTTATAGAATTGATTGAGAATAAAGATTTTAGCAAGATTAAGTCTATCTGGAAGAGCCATTCTTTGGATTACGGAAAGAGTATTAGTATTATTCAGGATAATAAAAAGATATCTGGTAAATCTAAGGGAATAGATCGATACGGTCATTTAATCGTTAAGTCTGGCAGTATAAGCAATGTTATTTATTCTAGCGGATCAAGGAACTTCTTGTAA
- a CDS encoding stage 0 sporulation family protein — MKYTVNVRLREAGNAINCFYEDLSLLAGDTVILQVERGYDYGEIISEPHEMGSDKDTKGTYKIIRKATKEDFLQIKRNERKSRSAVRVFERKLRQHKLEMKLVGAEYAFDRTKVTFYFTAEERIDFRSLVRDLAKIFKTRIELRQIGVRDEAKILGGYGVCGRELCCASFLKTFSPVTVKFAKEQNLPMNPSKISGVCGRLMCCLSFEKKFYDQALKTMPKIGQKIDLEDGKAKVVDLNYLTGFVKVECEDGRIKKINFRDNNSVSKNEE; from the coding sequence GTGAAATACACAGTTAATGTACGTTTAAGAGAGGCAGGCAATGCAATAAATTGTTTTTATGAAGATCTATCTCTACTAGCAGGAGATACTGTTATTCTTCAGGTAGAGAGAGGTTATGATTATGGTGAGATTATCTCTGAGCCCCATGAGATGGGCAGCGATAAAGATACAAAAGGAACTTATAAGATTATAAGAAAGGCAACTAAAGAAGATTTTCTACAAATCAAAAGAAATGAGAGAAAATCCAGAAGTGCTGTCAGGGTATTTGAAAGAAAATTACGTCAGCATAAGCTGGAGATGAAGCTTGTTGGGGCAGAATATGCATTTGACAGGACAAAAGTAACCTTCTATTTTACGGCTGAAGAGAGGATAGATTTTCGTTCCCTTGTGCGTGATCTGGCCAAAATATTTAAGACCCGCATAGAGCTTAGGCAGATAGGTGTTAGAGATGAAGCTAAGATCTTGGGCGGTTACGGTGTTTGCGGCAGAGAGCTATGCTGTGCTTCATTTTTAAAGACGTTCTCTCCTGTCACTGTTAAGTTTGCTAAAGAGCAAAACCTTCCTATGAATCCGAGTAAGATATCCGGTGTCTGCGGCAGGTTGATGTGTTGTTTAAGTTTTGAGAAAAAGTTCTACGATCAGGCGCTCAAGACAATGCCTAAGATAGGGCAGAAGATAGATTTAGAAGATGGCAAGGCCAAAGTAGTAGATTTAAACTATCTTACAGGATTTGTCAAAGTTGAATGTGAAGATGGAAGGATTAAGAAGATAAATTTTAGAGATAACAATTCTGTTTCTAAAAATGAAGAATAA
- the metG gene encoding methionine--tRNA ligase, with translation MKNKKFCITTPIYYINGEPHIGHAYTNVAADVLARYMRMRGESVYFLTGTDEHGQKIEKAAGESGEDDVKVFCDSIVSKFIGLWDILNISYDDFIRTTEFRHEETVKNILSFLYKEGYIYESNYEGWYCMPCETFWIESQVENKICPDCGRELEFITEKNYFLKVSEYRDWLRGYLEDNKDFILPQSRFNEVISFLENPLTDLCISRPKERVSWGITLPFDDNYITYVWFEALLNYITAPGFLREDDSFKSIWPADVQFMAKDILRYHAVYWPIMLHMLGLELPAMVFSHGWWLIEREEGIDKMSKSKGNVVDPRELIDRYSTDALRYFLLREVPFGMDGNFSESSFIKRVNSDLANDFGNLVFRTLNMIVKYYDGIIPESKKAVNSCDEFFSFKIASIYEKIEESMKVVNYHNVLEVIWELISAANKYIEVKAPWKLKKEDPDELAYVIYTLSDVIRIVLIALTPFIPESTQKAWSYFGYKDKVKEHDYSEISSWGKVPFNQVVEKGEPLFPRIEVEDQ, from the coding sequence ATGAAGAATAAGAAGTTTTGTATAACTACTCCGATTTATTATATAAATGGAGAGCCTCATATTGGCCACGCCTATACTAATGTAGCAGCAGATGTTTTAGCTCGTTATATGAGGATGAGGGGAGAGAGTGTATATTTTTTAACTGGCACTGATGAGCATGGTCAGAAGATTGAGAAAGCAGCTGGAGAGTCAGGCGAGGATGATGTTAAAGTTTTCTGCGACTCAATAGTAAGTAAGTTTATCGGCCTCTGGGATATTTTAAATATATCTTACGATGATTTTATTCGAACAACAGAGTTTCGCCATGAAGAGACGGTTAAGAATATTCTCAGTTTTCTTTATAAGGAAGGGTATATCTACGAATCAAACTATGAGGGTTGGTATTGTATGCCCTGTGAGACTTTTTGGATAGAGTCTCAGGTTGAGAACAAGATTTGCCCTGATTGCGGAAGAGAACTAGAGTTTATAACCGAGAAAAACTATTTTTTAAAAGTGTCAGAGTATAGAGATTGGCTTAGAGGTTACCTGGAAGACAATAAAGATTTCATCTTACCTCAATCGCGATTTAATGAAGTTATCTCTTTTCTTGAAAACCCATTAACAGACCTATGTATCTCCCGCCCTAAAGAGAGGGTTTCCTGGGGGATAACCTTACCTTTTGACGATAATTATATTACCTATGTTTGGTTTGAAGCTTTGCTTAACTATATAACAGCCCCAGGTTTTTTAAGAGAAGATGATAGTTTTAAGAGCATCTGGCCTGCTGATGTACAGTTTATGGCAAAGGATATTTTGCGTTACCATGCCGTTTATTGGCCGATAATGTTGCATATGTTAGGGCTGGAGCTTCCTGCTATGGTATTCTCTCACGGCTGGTGGTTAATAGAGAGAGAAGAGGGCATTGATAAGATGTCTAAATCAAAAGGTAACGTGGTTGATCCTAGGGAGTTGATTGATAGATATAGCACCGATGCTTTGAGATATTTCTTACTTAGAGAAGTTCCTTTTGGGATGGATGGAAACTTTTCAGAAAGCAGTTTTATAAAACGGGTCAACTCAGATTTGGCTAATGACTTTGGAAACCTTGTTTTCAGAACTTTGAATATGATAGTAAAGTACTATGACGGTATTATTCCGGAAAGCAAGAAAGCTGTTAATAGTTGTGATGAATTCTTCTCTTTTAAGATTGCATCAATCTATGAAAAGATTGAAGAGTCCATGAAGGTGGTTAATTATCATAATGTTCTAGAAGTTATATGGGAATTAATAAGTGCAGCAAATAAATATATTGAAGTAAAGGCTCCCTGGAAGCTTAAGAAAGAAGATCCCGATGAGCTTGCTTATGTTATATATACTCTATCTGATGTAATAAGGATTGTTTTAATAGCACTTACTCCTTTTATTCCGGAATCTACTCAGAAAGCATGGTCTTATTTCGGGTATAAGGATAAGGTCAAAGAGCATGATTATTCTGAAATATCATCATGGGGCAAGGTTCCTTTTAATCAGGTTGTTGAAAAAGGAGAACCTTTATTTCCCAGGATAGAGGTAGAAGATCAATAA
- a CDS encoding TonB-dependent receptor: MYSLLSKKVNLALLLLAAIRAIDASEIIELSPIALRDDPSSFTGLSLSSSRLVAEEEKGLLYSSIDDLIESKSNIDIQQRGLFAMQSELNIRASSFEQNLVVVDGISLSDPQTSHYSMDLPFSNYDWQSIKVLKGLNSSLYGSHAIGGVLDIETVNPEENNLRVSSVFGEKQMRIFNIALDRVSEPLNYHLGIQQSSAASYREETDFSLFNIFSKLIFNEMPGSPRVVIAHNSKEFGASSFYSSSYPREEENIDTNLYMVNFDFIWNNFAFSPTLYFRRHWDKFILDRSDPDLFKNVSTNYIRGIKLPFRFTMLDSGIDLSLEAREEEIDSINMGTHSRSLLSLSTAVSKELSDRLSSLISLRVDSYSDLDIEISPGLYLEYRLTEEKSIFSSFQRAYRVPSFTELYYSSPANLGNPSLSVEDSFSIELGFAKKGILSYGASIFRRFDYNLIDWARSSASDVWRAQNVSYARTDGVEGWLSYGDFEFSYALFNAEHKSNASYSKYIANHLQYSFSAAQKIKTDYLDINLDLSYQERVKNSGFFNLDLVLSKEIVLKGNFVDLYLKFMNLTNASQFDVEGIQLPGRWASMGIAMAF, from the coding sequence ATGTATTCTCTCTTATCTAAAAAAGTAAATTTAGCTCTTCTTTTGTTAGCTGCCATCAGAGCTATAGATGCTTCTGAGATAATTGAATTGTCTCCTATAGCGCTTAGAGACGATCCTTCTTCTTTTACAGGACTCTCTTTATCGAGCAGCAGATTGGTTGCTGAAGAAGAGAAGGGGCTTCTTTATAGCTCCATCGATGATCTTATTGAGAGTAAATCTAATATTGATATACAACAACGCGGTTTATTTGCTATGCAATCAGAGTTAAATATCAGGGCTAGCAGTTTTGAGCAGAATCTTGTTGTTGTTGACGGAATAAGCTTAAGCGATCCTCAGACATCTCATTATAGCATGGATCTACCGTTCTCTAATTATGATTGGCAGAGCATAAAAGTGCTAAAAGGGTTAAATTCTTCTCTCTATGGCTCTCATGCTATAGGCGGGGTACTTGATATTGAGACTGTTAATCCAGAAGAGAATAACCTAAGAGTGAGCAGTGTTTTTGGAGAGAAACAGATGCGTATTTTTAATATTGCCTTAGATAGGGTCAGTGAACCTTTGAACTACCATCTAGGTATTCAGCAAAGTTCCGCTGCCTCTTATAGAGAAGAGACGGATTTTAGTTTATTCAACATATTCTCTAAGTTAATTTTTAATGAAATGCCTGGATCACCCAGAGTTGTTATTGCCCATAACAGTAAAGAGTTTGGCGCCAGCTCTTTTTATTCATCTAGCTATCCCAGGGAAGAGGAGAATATAGATACAAACCTTTATATGGTTAATTTTGATTTTATTTGGAATAATTTTGCTTTCTCGCCGACTTTATATTTTCGTCGTCATTGGGATAAATTTATTCTTGATAGGAGTGACCCTGATTTGTTTAAAAACGTTAGCACTAATTATATTAGAGGGATTAAGTTGCCCTTTAGGTTTACAATGCTTGATTCCGGGATAGATCTCTCTCTGGAAGCTAGGGAGGAGGAGATTGATAGCATAAATATGGGCACACATTCAAGATCTCTACTCTCTTTGTCTACAGCGGTATCTAAAGAATTATCGGATAGATTAAGTTCTTTAATAAGCCTTAGAGTGGATAGCTATAGCGATCTTGATATTGAGATAAGTCCGGGGCTCTATCTTGAATATAGATTAACAGAAGAGAAGAGTATCTTTTCGTCTTTTCAGAGAGCGTATCGAGTTCCGAGTTTTACAGAACTTTACTACTCTAGTCCGGCCAACCTCGGCAATCCTAGTTTATCAGTTGAAGACTCTTTTAGTATAGAGCTAGGTTTTGCAAAGAAAGGCATCTTATCTTACGGGGCTTCGATTTTTCGGCGTTTTGATTACAATCTAATTGATTGGGCCAGGAGCTCTGCTTCTGATGTATGGAGGGCTCAGAACGTCTCTTATGCTAGAACGGATGGAGTAGAAGGCTGGCTCTCTTATGGTGATTTTGAATTCTCATATGCTCTGTTTAATGCGGAACATAAGAGCAATGCATCTTATAGTAAATATATCGCTAATCATCTCCAATATAGCTTCAGTGCTGCCCAAAAAATAAAAACAGACTATCTTGATATTAATTTAGATTTAAGCTATCAGGAGAGAGTTAAAAATAGCGGATTTTTTAATTTAGATCTGGTTTTATCTAAAGAGATTGTTTTAAAAGGTAATTTCGTAGATCTCTATCTAAAGTTTATGAATTTAACCAATGCTTCGCAGTTTGATGTAGAAGGTATTCAGTTGCCCGGGAGATGGGCTTCAATGGGTATAGCAATGGCGTTTTAG